The window ATCATCCCAACTTTGTACTTAATACCACATGGCAAAATTATGCAACCAGTGTAAATAATAATTACAGTCCTAAATGACTAGcaaaaaactgtttaaaatttgTAGAATTACACACAACTttatcagcaagaaaaaaaaagaaaaaaatatatatttacaggCGTAAATTTAGTGCATACTATagaaacagcttcttttaaTTCATTACTGATCTAGTAGTGGTATAACTGCACTGCTATAGTAAAAGACGGAATTCTAAAACTCTTCCAGGACAGGTTACAATTACTTCAGAAGCCATCTGCTTGGACAAAAGGAATGGAAATCATAAACCACAAGTAAGACATAAAGCTGTATCTAGGTTTTCTGGGTAATAATGCAAACACCTCAACCTTGTATGGAAAACAAGTTATAATAATACATAATTATTCCAATAAATGTTGTCAAATTatcaattaataaaaaatatcacATAACCTGTAAGGATCCTTTTATAAAATTTCTCACTTCcaaacttcaaaataaaaagggtaTTTATTTTGGATTAGCTCCTGTCTGGTCTCATGGAACAAAAACCTACTGGCAGCTGGAGAAAATCTTGTGGCATAGCTTCTCTGAAAGGAACCTAGTTCATATGCTTAACACCACTTGAAATGTGAATCAAAGAACATAAAAGGTTATTTAAGAAGATTTGCTCCAGAGTGATTGCTTCATcagaattaaaacattattacaAGACACTTGCTAGTACTAAGGAGGCACATCAGTCTTTTGTAGAGCAACTTAAAAGGTTTTTATTTGCTGGTTAACAAAATAGAACTAGTAAGAAAGGCCCAATACCTGGAAGTCTATAGAGATAAAATTTCCAGATTTTAGAAAGGCATATGATTAACACACATTAGAAAACTAGAGATACCTGATTAGCAGCAAAACAACTGGAACAACGAATAGGAGGCAAATTATCTTGTCTTTCATGTAGTGAATCTGTTCTCAGGAATTGTGGTTTCTTATCATCTTCATTCATTTCTGTTACCcagctctgaaaagaaataaatatatgtatgttaAGGCAGTAAAGCAGATATACTTCATAGTCTAAAATTACACTAATTACTATCCTTATAACACAGTGCTCTTAATGGGGAAAAGCAATTAAGACAAAAAGTAATTGTGCTTttttgaataaaaagaaatctaccAAAAAAATTTGTAGAGCTAAAAAGGAGATTAAAGATTCAATGACAccaactgaagaaaataataaaacccccaCCATAATCTTTTGATCACTTCCTAATTTAATTAAACAATTTCATTCTACTTATGCACAAAAAGAAGATTGAGACATCAATGAGATTGTATTACTGACCATTATAGAGTTATACTGTACCATAAGTTCACCATTAATTGTCTCCCATTCTTCAGCTGTGAAatcagaagctgtggctgcaggcttttcttttctcagagCCCTGCTCCTTGGATCTAAGTGCTCAATGCGCTTTTCACAAAACAATGTAAGTTCAGGATAACATCCCTCCTCACCAGatctttaaaatgcaaagataTGAAAGTTACAGAACTGAACTGCACTGCATCTTCCATATTTCTCTTCATGTATAGTCATCACAGAGACTGCAGAGGACTATTTTCCTGTTACAATTGAATTCTACTATAACCAGAAAATCCCAGTCAGTTAGGTTTCAACCACTTTCCAATGCACGTACAAACACAGTTCAAAATTATCACAgtgctcaggaaaaaaatgattgtgttttttttctgtagaagttAAACAGGGATGACATCTGAAATGACCACACTCAGGCAAGACAGCAGTATTTGAGAAAAACTGGCATTGGGTTACTCACATCTTTTGGATGGTTAGAACAAGACTTGGATTTCTAGCATTATCATTTGTGCACTTTTAACATAATTACcttaattttggtttttaatttttaaattagaaagtCATAAAAAGGTTCAAGACAAATAGAATATTTAGGTACAAGTTCTGTTGAATTTTACAGAGCATTGACATAATTAGTAATGAAGGTGAGAAATATCATGTTTACCTTAATATCCTGAGAATCTTTTCCAGGTGTTTAACATCTGTGCATTTTTCAATGAACCTGTAGTCCAAGTGACCAATGggtatttgaaatgttttagtGGTTCCTTGGTCCATAAAAAATGGTAGTGACTCATCACCCATAACTAAATattaaaagggaacaaatgtaGTGATTCTGTAGGCACTTagttgtattttaaagcaatgCTAATTTAAGAAATAACCCTACTTATGCTCAGAAGTACTACTCTGTTATGCAAACAGAACTAttgccacaaaagaaaaaaatcaaattgcaAGCCCTGACCACACAAACTGGTTTTGACAGAGGTTTGCTTACAGAAGTACAATTATGAGACATGCTTTGGAAAAAGAATATGGACAAGTCTACTGATTCTGCAAGGCAGAACATGTCAGAAAGAGTGCTTAAAGATATCAATTTTTGCCTACTAGATTCTCCATTATACTTTAAACACAATATGGTATTATCTATTTTAAGCAAGTGTGGTGTGGATGGTGCAGTACCCTgtactttttttccagaggCAGGATGTTTACCGATTCAGTGCATCTAATGGAATGATaacttttgccttctctttagccaaaataaaaccaattgTCTTTCTTCACTAACTGCATTTTCTGGACCTCCGATTATCTTAGTCTACTAACCTAAATCTTTTCCAGTAAGTCTCTAACTGATTAAATGAGGTTTTGAAATGGGACACTTCCTGTCTCCCTGTACCTTTGAACTGCTTATCTGCATCTTCTTCTATTTTGATTCCAAGCTCTGTGAAGcagacattcttttttttttcctccccatgtTCTATAGTGCTTAAAGTGATAAGGGCAGCTAGCTAGTACACAATAATAGCAACAAATGAATATAAACTCAATTAAAGTAACATAATCACACACATTAATTTTTAGTTGCACAAAAATAGTTTATTATTTAAACAATACTCAATTGTAACTGGTCGTAATTAGATATTGCGTAAAGACAGGATTCTGTCCTGAGAATGTGCAGTTTCAGTAGGGGAGAAACGGAGCAATACAGGAAACAATAGGAGTAAAAAGCAAGAGAGGCACTCATCACAGACTGCAGCACCTTCTCCCTCGTCCGTATTTCCGTAGCTGTCAGGGAGCTGCCCGGAGCAGCTCTCGGGCCAGGCGGTGACGCGGACCCCTCGGTCGCACGGCAGCGCCTCAGCCCAGCGCACTCCTCGCCTGCGGGCAGCTCCCCGCACTCGCACAGTCCAGCCCAACCCAACCCCGCTCCGTGGCTCAGACAGTGGGACCTTCACCCCCGGTGTCAGCAATTTACTTTAAAGCCAACACCAGTGGTTCCTCTCGCACCACAGCGCGGCCAGCCGGTCCCTAGCAACTGTTGCTACGTACAACATGGCGGCCGGCTGCGCGCACGGACGGGCGCAGGGCAACGACAGGGCAGCGCAGTTGCCCCTTCGGTGACCGCCTTGCGAGGCTTCCGCACAGCCCCGCTAAGCTCCAGCAGCGACGCTGGCGCAGTGAACACCCGAACTCACCTGCCCGGGACCGCACTGCCTCCGGGAGACGAACGCAACCTACACCTCACCTCAGCCGCGGGACGCACGCCTTCCGCCGCGCATGCGCTGCTGAGCCGAGTATAGCGGAGGCTGCGGGGAGGGAGCGAAACGCTAGGGCTGATGAGAGCGGCGGCGGGGGCACTCCTCATCCTCCACCGCGTGCCCCGGGGGTCACgacacagaaacacagcatttaCGTTATGTTTCATTAAAACTACAGCTCCGTTTGTTTTCAATGTAGTATTTTATTTAGCTTAGACCAACCAGTGCCCTCCCAACGCTGGTGCCTACAGCggtggtgcctgcagcccttgGCAACTACTCCGTGAAGCAGGTCCGCACCACTTCCTGATGGCAGCAGATGCTCATCTCTGCCTTTGCCTACAGCCCCACAGACCCCGTCCCTTCGCGACACCAGGCCGTTTGCAGCACGAAGACTGCCCTCTCCTCGGCGGGCAGCTCTCACAAGCCTTCGAGCCCTCGTTGCTTTTGTgccagcacccactgcacatACTACGTGTGCCAGTGGTGAGAGCAAACTGGTAACAACAGTGTAGTAAAACTGCTACATTCTTACGCATTTACACTGAAGTGTACCTGGTTTCCaaaaaatgagataagaaatgTCTTTATAGCTGAGGTAAGATACCCAAGACAATCTTTATCAAACAGCTCCAAAATATAATCTCAAGAATGCTTTTTTACCAGCTGAAACGACCCACTGCAGTTCATTAACGAGCCAGTACACAGCCATGCAATGCAGCACAAGGATACCTTACTATATTGATAAGAAATAAACTATCTTTAACACACACCCCAAACAGATGCAAAAATTACTGGCTCATCAATACAAAACCACTTTGATGTTTTTATTACAGTCCCCTGAGAAGTCACCAGAGAAGCAGAACAAGatgctatttttgttttgggACACTACCCAAATTATAGCACAGATCTAACTCTTTCCTTGAGCACAACCAAGACCAGAAGCACACTGGTAATTCCTGTTTACATATTGTTCCTGATGTTTACCTTGACTCCCCTCTTTTTTtgagagattatttttttgaCACTTCCTTCACAAACAGGTGCCTGAACTGGGTGCTCTTGAGTCCTTTGAGATTTGttcttttgaaatgcagatttgCATTTCAGGCCTAGGCTTGTGTAACCTGTTTATTTTCAGCAGAATTTATTCAAACCACAGTTATTTTATGGAGTCTATAGGAGTCCAGAGAATAtgtaacagaaaatgcaaataaagttTAGATGAGAGTAATGAAAACAAGGTTAACTCAAAAAGAACACAATACCACTGAACTTAAAATGACCACTGAATACTCCAACTACAATTTAAAGGACAAATTTAGAACTCTACTGCTGAAAAACAACATAGACATAATTTAGTATAGCAGTAAACTTTAATATTTCAATCTCTTAGAACACAAATAACAGTGTGCATTTGTACATGAATGAATTTACAAAGCAAACTTATCAGAAAGATTAAACTGCCGTATGACATCACTGTATCTTCAGCAGACATCATCGGGCATCAAAAACCACCACTGGAATAgtgcagttaaagaaaaaaaatgcgTTGTGATTGAAAAAAAGATGGGGGGGCAAGAAGACTGTCTAAATCTAAAATCACAAGTAACTACATAAAAGCACTTCAAAATTCATCTTTAATTAACtccacatctttcttttcttaaaaggCTGAATAATACCAACAATCCACCCAGCATACTATTATAGCTTATTATATTTTGcatagaaaatgttaaaaagagagaaagtgcCAGGAAAAAATACAAGGTGCCCAATCACACTGCAGAAATTTCCTATAGTATTTTGCTCTACTATACTGATTTCTGGCCTTGAAAGATTCTTACATCAGTACTCAAATCTTCCATTCTGTTtcccttatatatatatataccttgTCTCCATCCACAGCTTCCCAAACGCTGTCAAGTGCATGTGTAAAAGGATAcatctttttgtccttttcttgtACATTATTCTGTAGCCACATTCTCTGCATCTGATGGGATCTCTtgcctttatttcattttctgtatgaCATTCTGACGTGATGGAGGAAGATAAAGGGAGTAGgtaaataaaaccagcaacttTCAAAAATTGTAACAAATTCCTATTTGTGGCAAATGTAACAAAACCAGTTGCAATGAATTTGTAGAAAGAGCTGAATGGTATCAAGATACtgcataaaaaaagaaattaacaatCTTCAGTTCTATTAAGGTCAAAGAGGATCCTACTAAAAATCACTAGATTGTTACTGTACAGAATATATTCCACTCTTGATACAACTAGACTGCCTACTAATGAAATTTTCAGCTCATTCTCCCAACCCCCCAAGTTTATTTTGTTAAAGACAGAATATTTCAGGTATTCTCAAAGTGATGGCTCAAAATCACCAGTTCTTAAGTTGTTGACTTATGTATAGATAAGAGAGAATTTGACTACTGCACTTCAAGAAAAGATGAGTAACCACATAGCATTTTCAAAAACTCTTGAAGTACACTAAATAGAAGGTCCACTGTCTGCACCACAAGCAGACACTTGGAGAAAGCATCCCCTGGAGGTGGATGACCTCCACACAGCAATCTCCACAAGCTCTCATGAATTACTTCCACACTGCTATCCAAATACACCCCATGTATGTCGTACCATCAGTGTGTAAAACTTTAAAGAACACCAGTATCCACACTACAACTATTTGTATTTATGCATTCTTCAGTATAATAATTAGGCATTCCTCATTACTAAAACACCAAATCTCCAGTAACAAGTAAAAAAATTGATGTCTTTTCTTTACCTCCACAGATGTAAATCAttggctgctgctttggagGCTGAACATCCTTCTGTGAATCCATGTTCTAAacaaaacacacatgcacatcaagtattttttaattactttttcaagGCATACATAATCATTTCAGTATCTCAGTCTAAAGCTCAGCTTCTCAAAACCAAAGTAACATCAGGTTTCTCAGAGCTTTACCAATCTGGTTTAGAAAACCTccaaagatcatagaatcatacaatagtttggttggaagggatcttcaaaggtcattcagtccaacccccctgcaatgaacaGGGTCATCTCCAATTGATTGATCaagttgctcagaaccacatccagcctggccttgaatgtttccagggacagtgcatccaccacctctctgggcaacctgtgccagtgttttaccaccctcattgtaaaaatatttcttcatgttCGGCCtgaatctcccttctttcagtttaaacccatcaccccttgtcctatagcaacaggccctgctaaaatgTCTCTTCTCATCTTTATTATAAACTCcttttaagtattgaaaggTCTCcccagtcttctccaggctgaacaaacacaactttctcagcctttcctcatagcagaggtgctccatcccctTGATTACTTCTCCAGGGtctcctctggaccctctccaacaggtccgtgactttcctgtactgaggtCTCCAGAGCAGACAGcacattttctatttaatgAGATTCTAAATATTAAAGCCCTATTAACATTTTATTCCTACCTCCTGCCAATGCCCTACTAGAAacataaattatttcttatgtAAATTATCAACAGTGTTATCATAAAACAAGATAAgcttgcatttttcctttccccctgtGATACAACACTAGCTAACCTAATCTACCTTTTCACTGATTTAAGGAATTATAAATCCTTGGAACAGACTGTAGGTAGAAGAgtaagaggaattaaaaaaaacggggagggggaggggcagagaagaaatttagCCCTCAGAATCCTAACATTGGTGTGCACAATCACCAAACTGATCAAGAGTTTGGTAAAACAGTGCTACTCTTCAAACACTTCTTAATGCCCTATGACATTTTTGATTGTTTGGATTTATTTAAAGACAAGCATTCCTTCGACTAAACAGTTACATATCCTCCAAAAACATGATACCAAGCTTTAAATAACCCCATTATAACACAGAAATATGGCTGCAACCATAAGTTTCAAGGTTGCTACTGTAACCACTAGACAGCTACTCAACACTTTTTTCTACACAATTCAAGACTAGACTAAGATGTATCTCCTTGtacatgtttttttaatcttctgagGTACCTGTCTTCTATGTCACTGTTCTGCCTGACAGAGGAGACAAAGATTCCTTACCCTTATGCCAGTGAATTGCATTCATAATGCTTCTTTATAAGCATGACTCTTGGCTGCTTTTGCTTAATATTACAGTAAGGATTATTTCCCTATCTTCAGTTTGTTTGAGCTAGGGTCTTGAAAATAGAATTACAGGCTTAACAGAAGCAGTTCATCCTGTTTAAGAGTCCAGTCAGCACCTAACAAACCACCTTTTCAAAATCCCATTATGCCACTCCATTTGAGAGAATTAGAGACAATTCAGTAAACTCTAGCTTTCAAGTAAGGTTTCGCCTTACCTTAACCACAGTGGCATCTTGATCCACAGGTGTTATGGCCTTTTTGTGTCAGTACATTATAGTAAGACAACATTACAGTTATAATTATAGTAATAATACATTATAGCAAGATATACTAATTCATTAGCACTTGAGCAATTTCCAAGCCAGAGAACTGAACTATGGAGGGACCAGAGCTGCAGTAGCACGCTGAGTGATGCTCATGCAGCAAAATAATACTGCTACTAAAGGCTACAGCTATGTATTTTGCAGTGAGGTGCCACGGATTGGCCGGCCTCCAGGTACAAGTGCTGCCGAGGTGCCAGAGGCAAAGGGCACACAGCGATGCACTCGGGTGCAGCCGCCATCTACCGCCAAGACGCGGGACGTCAGCCGAGCTATTACATACCTGTGAGAGACAAATCCGCTGCTTCACGTCCCGTAGCACCCACGAAGGGGGACGGCCAGCCGGCCTTACTCAACCGCAGGCACCCCAGCCCGCACCAATCCCGCACCGGGGCCTCCCCTACCTCCCCGGGGGGGCTTTTACGCAGGAGCAAAGGCCGAGGCTAGGTCAGGCATTTTCCTACTCGCCAGGGTCTCTCCACCTCCCCGCTCCGAAGGGCACCACCGACTCCGCCGGAAGAATCCCAGAACCCccaagcaaaacccaaaccaccactCGCCTGCACAACAACACCCGCCTCGCTCTGCCCACAGCGCCGCCTGATGACGACACACCATGCGCCGGTGCCGCCCTTCGCATCAGGGCGTGCCGCTCTGCTACCGGCCGCCAGAGTCAAGGCACGCGAGACTGAGGCAGTCGCGGGAGTCCTTGCCCGGCCGGCTAATCCCGACACCTACGGTCTCTTCCCCTCTGGGTAGTGAAGCCGAGAAAGcaataaatgcttttataaCGACTGTGCGCGTTAACCTCATATGAGGAAAACGCAGAATATTCGGTGGCGTTTCTTAAATGTTCAAGCTTTCGGCTGAATCGTATCGCCGGTGTACGAAGAGGACGGTGGGCGGTACAGGGGTAGCGCGACAAGATCCAGTGCACCCGGCTTTTCTGTGTGGCGGCGCCCGGCCGGCTGTGCGTGCGCGGGTCAGGCAGCCGCGGGGCTTTAACACGGCCGGGCACGCGCCCCCGGGTCTTCTGTTCTATCCAAGACACTTGGATAAAAACAGCATCTTGGTATTCATAGAGTCTCAGAACcgtttgggttgaaagggaatTTAAGtcttatccagttccaaccccctgccagggccagagacaccttccaccagaccaggttgctgaaagccGAGTCCAgcgtggccttgaacagtgccagggatggggcagccacagcttttctgggcaacctgtgccactacctcactgccctcacagtaaataaattcTTCCCAATGTCAAATTTAAATCTACACTGTTATAGATTAATGCTATTCCCCtatgtcctatcactacatgcccttgtaaaagtattttaagcTTGTGGGCAGTATCACATATACCCATATTAATCCAAATTTACAAGCCGCGGtataacacattttaagtgtGAGTTACAATGAAAGAAGTTCAAACGTCGGTGATTCCCTAACTGGAGTAGCACAGACGAGACTTGGAATGACACCGGCTGCGCTCTCTCGGTCCCTGGCTCAGAGTTACAGATTTGGAATCCTTGCTGAGCATTTAGCAGAATAACCcatctttgctttatttctggaAAAAGAATGCTTAACAAATACTGTTTTGAGAATATGCTAATTTAAATGACTTCATCATTTAAAAAGTTCCCTAATTTaaggaaatgtatttcttctcctGAATACTGAGTATAAAATGTTCCTTAAGCACCCAAATGCGTGGATGTGCATGAGGTTTTACCAATGGTAATCTATTTATACTGTTTTCATAGTAACAAATCACCTTCATACATTACCTACAGTTCATCTAAAATAAACTCGGCGAATAATAAATAGTTGCGGGTTtcctaattttttatttaagttaAACGTAAT of the Melopsittacus undulatus isolate bMelUnd1 chromosome 1, bMelUnd1.mat.Z, whole genome shotgun sequence genome contains:
- the POLR2K gene encoding DNA-directed RNA polymerases I, II, and III subunit RPABC4, with the translated sequence MDSQKDVQPPKQQPMIYICGECHTENEIKARDPIRCRECGYRIMYKKRTKRLVVFDAR